The genomic segment gagagaatcggttaacaaataaccattttattgcattattacttcgAATCgatcgaatatatatatggaagctatatccaaatctgatccgattttttccaatttccaatAGACTttatctctaggccgaaaaacatgcccataccaaatgtGAAgaggatcggatgaaaattgtgacctgtagtttgtacacaaattaacatggacagagggacagacagacggacggacagacagacagacacagatggacatagctaaatccaatcagaaagtgattctgagtcgatcggtatacttatcaatgggtctatctctcttccttttgagtgcactaagttattataccttgtaccacagtagtgatgtagggtataaaaacttcccCCCAAAGGGgtatcgcactgcagcacgcagTTTgcactcgactataaaaaaaggCCCTTGCAGGCGGCAAGGAAGCCACTATTCTGCATCCTATTCTCCATTTCGATTCTTTTACAGCGCCTTTTTTAGCCGTGTCTCATGAAAGTCTCTGGACCATGTTATAAACAGGGACCGCAAGCCCCGGGTCCTACTCCCAAGATGGTGCGTTCTTTTATTGCTTCTGTCCGCACTATGGTGGTCCCCGATAACCGAGTCCGTGGCGAGCTCTGATTACACTTGGAATAATTTCAGGCTCAAGGTATGGGGGAAGGAAAATTCCATGTTAGAATGATGGTATCCAAAGGGTTAACAATTCTCAGCGCCAATTGTTATACAACTTTGAGTCGAAATATAGACTCAATAACACAGATCACACTAATATTTAAATTGGAAAGTTCCACTGGCGtttatttataacttttttttttattttaatatttgtttctatttttaatgCTTAATTCTCATAACTCATTGCGGAAGACTGCTGTTGCGGAACTCAGCTGGCTTTGGGAGCAATCAACTCACTTGGCCACCACTCGACTAGCGCCATGATTTACGCCATTGTCTTAAGGAAGAAGTCACCGTTGCAATTTCAATTTAAGCATTTTGTCAATTATTGACAAAAGCTTGAACGAAATGATGAATTGTTAGCTCTTTGTTTTAATTTGGACAATTTCAAAAATCATAgaccaaaacaataacaaaatcacTGAGGGTCATTAACATAAATTCGGTAAAAATGCTACTTTCCTACTTAATTGGATTTATGAAAATCATAAATCATGGCAATTCAATTAATCACAGATTCGAAATGCATTTCATGAGCTTCGATGAGGTGAACACTAAGCGTGCCAGTGCTTTAGACATTTGGCTTGTGCCATCTGCCGCTGCTGAACTAACAGAAATGGAAGACCCCCCCTATCAAACCATGGAGATAGGGGATAGGCTGGATTTGCTATGGAGAGTGTGTCCCCATATGGGACAGCCATCTATTGTATGAGAGTTTGCTTGTTTGCCCACAACTATACATTTTGGGTGTTTTGCGATTTGTATCTCCAGCTCACGTATTGACGTGTGGTAACTGCGATTTTTGTCTTCAATTGTTTTTAAGTGCACACAGCAGTGACGTCTTTATTAGATTAACGACTTCagagtaatttttttattagtcTTTGACTATAAAAGTTTCATACAAAGCCTAAAATGGACATAATAGACTTACACCTTCAACGGCTAGCATTCACCAAACTAATTTGGGCACCTCATAGAAAagtgacaaagaaaaaaaatcgcaaaaaaacacaaacacttCACCATGTTCAAATACGTAAGTTTGGCACTTTTTTGCCCTCGAGCAATTCTCAATTATGTTTATCATCTTTTCTGAAGGTCATTGTCTTTGCTGCTTGTTTGGCTTGTGCCGCTGCCAAGCCTGGAGTGCTAGCACCCACCACATTTGCCGCTgctcctgctgctgctgctgctgtggcCTATGCCAATGCTCCTCTTTATGCTGCTGCAGGCAGCAGCCAAATCGATGTTCGCCATAATTTCGATGGTAGCTTGTCCTCATATACCACAGCTCCCTTTGCCTATACAGCTCCCTATTCCAGTCGCTATGTCGCTGCCCCTGCTGCATACGCTGCTTCAACAGCTTTTGCTGCTCCCGCCAGAGTTAGTGCTCCAGCCGCTTTCTCATCCCCAGCTGCTTTTGCTCATCCCTCAGCTTTCGCTGCCCCAGCTGCTTTTGCTGCTGCAGCTCCTAAACTGGTTGGCCAGTATGCCAGTCCTTTCGCCAGTGCTTACGCAGCTCCTTATGCTGCGCCCTATGCCGCCTACAGCACTGGTTTTGCTGATCCTGCTTTTGGTGCGCACGGCCACATACTAGCTTAGAGCATGCATTACATGCagaacttttttatttattgttattttttttttgttaatcaataaatttttataaagatcAACTAAAAACGTATTAAATTCGGCctgagtcttatataccctccaaaatGGTTTGTACATGTCAAGTTCTgcctttataggcagaaactaaaaaaaggGACAATGGAAGGTCAAGCAATCAATGAATATGAACTGCTTTATGTAGGTGCTCTCGGAGGGCactgtagcgtagaggttagcccatgacgctgaacgcctgggttcgaatcttggcgagaacaacagaaaagaagtaaggcgtgctaagttcggacgggccgaaacttatataccctccaccatggatcgaatttgtcaagttctttgccagaTATCtctttatggacaaacaaagaataatggataagaattgctatgatattggagctataccaagttataaatcGATAAAGCTCAAACTTGGTTTGACTATTGGAGATCAAAGtggaagtcactgtgcaaaaaatgtgaaatatgaaatgcgccctctataggctaagAAGTGGcgtcggaagattggtttatatgggagctatatcaggttataaaccgatttagaccatacttgtttaaagtcacaaaaaaaaaacacttcacataaaact from the Stomoxys calcitrans chromosome 1, idStoCalc2.1, whole genome shotgun sequence genome contains:
- the LOC106089048 gene encoding uncharacterized protein LOC106089048, which codes for MLLSYLIGFMKIINHGNSINHRFEMHFMSFDEVNTKRASALDIWLVPSAAAELTEMEDPPYQTMEIGDRLDLLWRVIVFAACLACAAAKPGVLAPTTFAAAPAAAAAVAYANAPLYAAAGSSQIDVRHNFDGSLSSYTTAPFAYTAPYSSRYVAAPAAYAASTAFAAPARVSAPAAFSSPAAFAHPSAFAAPAAFAAAAPKLVGQYASPFASAYAAPYAAPYAAYSTGFADPAFGAHGHILA